A stretch of Rhododendron vialii isolate Sample 1 chromosome 4a, ASM3025357v1 DNA encodes these proteins:
- the LOC131324348 gene encoding triacylglycerol lipase SDP1-like produces the protein MDISKEVTVDSFAIGPSTVLGRTIAFRILFSKSISHLRHQIFYMLLYHFGIVKNYVKNSLTSVISWLHPRNPQGILVMVTVIAFLMNRYANVKRRAEMAYRRKFWRNMMRNALSYEEWVHAAKMLEKESPKMNESNLYDVELVRNKLQELRHRRQEGSLRDIIFYMRADLVRNLGNMCNPELHKGRLQVPKLIKEYIDEVSTQLKMVCNIDSEELLLEEKLAFMHETRHAFGRTALLLSGGASLGAFHVGVVKTLVEHKLLPRVIAGSSVGSIMCSIVATRSWPELQSFFQDSWHSLQFFGQMGGIFAVFKRVMTRGAVHEIRQLQIMLRHLTNNLTFQEAYDMTGRVLGITVCSPRKHEPPRCLNYLTSPHVVIWSAVTASCAFPGLFEAQELMAKDRSGEIVPYHPPFNLVPNEASGLAARRWRDGSLEIDLPMMQLKELFNVNHFIVSQANPHIAPLLRMKDVVRAYGGNFAAKFAHLVEMEVKHRCNQILELGFPLGGLAKLFAQDWEGDVTVVMPATLAQYCKIIQNPSHLELQKAANQGRRCTWEKLSTIKANCSIELALDECVAILNHMRRLKRSAERAAASSHALTTTVRFNASKRIPSWNCIARENSSGSLEEEVLAGSTGGLTSRYSWTHHDGSESESESVDLHTWTRSGGPLMRTTSADQFVDFVQNLDIDSKFTKAKIGPSNNTSIQITGKEPLCQSSRVTTPDRSSDSEFDQRDFNNRVAMQNSSIVVTEGDLLQPERTHNGIVFNVVKKEDLTPTNRSHDSENDRPLEISFDDFSQIDSVGKEIDSSSTSDCGDNEVNVENFVDEAGRGGQPEANSVSEVGENE, from the exons ATGGATATCAGTAAAGAAGTCACTGTTGACTCATTCGCAATTGGACCTTCAACCGTCTTGGGTCGGACAATTGCTTTCAGAATCTTGTTCTCCAAGTCAATTTCACATTTGAGGCATCAAATCTTTTACATGTTGTTGTATCACTTCGGTATTGTTAAGAATTATGTGAAGAACTCTTTGACATCGGTGATCTCGTGGCTTCATCCCCGAAACCCACAAGGGATCCTAGTCATGGTGACAGTTATTGCTTTCTTAATGAATCGATACGCAAATGTAAAACGGAGGGCTGAGATGGCTTATCGGAGGAAATTTTGGAGGAATATGATGAGAAACGCCTTATCCTATGAGGAGTGGGTTCATGCTGCTAAGATGCTTGAGAAAGAGAGCCCCAAAATGAATGAGTCTAACCTTTACGATGTAGAATTGGTTAGGAATAAACTCCAAGAGCTTCGTCACCGTCGCCAAGAGGGTTCTCTGAGAGACATTATATTTTACATGCGAGCTGACCTTGTCAGAAATCTTGGTAATATGTGCAACCCTGAGCTGCACAAGGGTAGGCTTCAAGTGCCCAAACTCATAAAAGAGTATATCGACGAGGTTTCAACTCAGTTGAAAATGGTTTGTAACATCGATTCAGAGGAGCTTCTCTTGGAGGAGAAACTTGCTTTTATGCATGAAACAAGACATGCCTTTGGAAGAACCGCTTTGCTTTTAAGTGGGGGTGCTTCCCTTGGCGCTTTCCACGTGGGTGTGGTGAAAACCTTGGTGGAGCATAAGCTTTTGCCCCGGGTCATTGCAGGGTCTAGTGTTGGATCGATTATGTGCTCTATTGTAGCCACTAGGTCTTGGCCTGAGCTCCAAAGTTTCTTTCAGGATTCTTGGCACTCTTTGCAGTTTTTCGGCCAGATGGGTGGGATTTTCGCTGTTTTTAAAAGGGTTATGACTCGAGGAGCAGTTCATGAGATCAGACAATTGCAGATAATGTTAAGGCATCTAACTAACAATCTTACGTTCCAAGAAGCTTATGACATGACTGGTAGAGTTCTGGGGATTACGGTTTGCTCCCCGAGGAAACATGAGCCGCCCAGATGCCTTAATTATCTAACTTCTCCTCATGTTGTCATATGGAGCGCAGTGACCGCATCGTGCGCCTTTCCTGGCCTTTTTGAAGCTCAGGAACTAATGGCTAAGGATAGAAGCGGTGAAATTGTCCCATATCACCCACCGTTTAATTTGGTTCCAAATGAGGCTTCTGGCTTAGCTGCACGTCGGTGGAGGGATGGTAGCCTGGAGATTGATTTACCCATGATGCAGTTGAAGGAGCTTTTCAATGTCAATCATTTTATAGTGAGTCAGGCAAACCCTCATATTGCACCTCTACTGAGGATGAAGGACGTGGTGAGAGCTTATGGCGGTAACTTCGCTGCCAAG TTTGCTCATTTAGTTGAAATGGAGGTGAAACACAGATGTAACCAGATATTGGAACTTGGTTTTCCACTAGGGGGCCTTGCCAAGCTTTTTGCTCAAGATTGGGAGGGTGATGTCACTGTTGTAATGCCTGCTACCCTAGCTCAG TACTGCAAAATCATACAGAACCCATCTCATTTGGAGCTTCAAAAGGCAGCCAACCAAGGAAGGAGATGCACTTGGGAGAAGCTTTCCACCATAAAAGCCAATTGCAGTATAGAGCTTGCTCTGGACGAGTGTGTCGCCATTCTCAACCACATGCGGAGACTGAAAAGGAGCGCTGAGAGAGCTGCTGCTTCATCTCATGCCCTAACAACCACAGTCAGATTTAATGCTtccaagaggattccttcatggAATTGCATCGCAAGGGAGAACTCAAGCGGGTCCCTCGAGGAAGAAGTCCTTGCGGGGTCCACGGGAGGTCTTACCAGTCGGTACTCTTGGACCCACCACGACGGAAGTGAGAGTGAATCTGAGAGTGTCGACCTACATACTTGGACGAGATCCGGCGGTCCTTTGATGAGGACAACTTCAGCAGATCAGTTCGTCGATTTTGTCCAAAATTTGGACATTGACAGTAAATTCACCAAAGCAAAAATTGGTCCTTCCAATAATACTTCGATTCAAATTACAGGGAAGGAACCGTTGTGTCAGAGTTCAAGGGTAACGACTCCAGATAGAAGCTCAGACTCTGAGTTTGACCAGAGGGATTTCAATAATAGAGTTGCTATGCAAAATTCAAGCATTGTGGTAACTGAAGGTGACTTGTTGCAGCCCGAGAGGACCCATAATGGGATTGTGTTCAATGTTGTGAAGAAGGAAGACTTGACACCAACAAACAGGAGTCATGATTCGGAAAACGATCGGCCATTGGAGATTTCATTTGATGACTTTTCGCAGATTGACTCAGTGGGAAAGGAAATTGATTCAAGTTCAACATCTGATTGTGGTGACAATGAGGTTAACGTAGAAAATTTTGTCGATGAAGCAGGTCGTGGTGGTCAACCCGAGGCAAATTCTGTTTCAGAGGTTGGTGAAAATGAGTAG